A stretch of the Malus sylvestris chromosome 10, drMalSylv7.2, whole genome shotgun sequence genome encodes the following:
- the LOC126586476 gene encoding protein FAR1-RELATED SEQUENCE 5-like, which produces MDDEELSMSKDEDVLESSIGKDAVTSEGNSDAEPFVGMEFETEEAAKVFYDAYATQVGFIMRVDAFRRSMRDGKVVWRRLVCNKEGFRKTRAKRTENRKPRAITREGCKAMIVVKKDKSGKWVVTRFIKEHNHPLVGTPANGRRSMLLSQTPDEKDLKIRELTAELQRERKRSATYQEQLDMVLREMEQHSNHLSRNIDGIVQSVKEIESKRVAPSNG; this is translated from the exons A TGGATGATGAAGAACTTTCTATGAGCAAGGATGAGGACGTGTTAGAGAGTTCCATTGGGAAAGATGCAGTCACATCTGAGGGGAACTCGGATGCGGAACCATTTGTGGGTATGGAGTTTGAAACTGAAGAGGCTGCCAAGGTGTTCTATGATGCGTATGCAACACAGGTGGGTTTCATTATGAGAGTTGATGCCTTCCGGAGATCAATGCGTGATGGTAAGGTAGTTTGGCGTAGGCTTGTGTGTAATAAAGAGGGATTTCGCAAGACGCGAGCCAAAAGAACTGAGAACAGGAAGCCTCGAGCAATCACCAGAGAAGGGTGCAAAGCAATGATTGTGGTAAAGAAAGACAAGTCAGGGAAATGGGTCGTAACACGATTTATAAAGGAGCATAACCATCCACTAGTAGGTACACCTGCAAATGGTCGCCGCAGTATGCTTCTGTCTCAAACACCA GATGAAAAAGACCTGAAAATTCGGGAGTTGACTGCTGAGCTACAACGTGAGCGAAAAAGGTCTGCCACCTATCAAGAACAGCTTGATATGGTTTTGAGGGAGATGGAACAGCATTCCAATCACCTGTCGAGAAACATCGACGGTATAGTCCAAAGCGTGAAAGAAATCGAATCAAAGAGGGTAGCACCTTCAAACGGTTAA
- the LOC126586473 gene encoding protein FAR1-RELATED SEQUENCE 5-like — protein MERRFDRRPRPWLGLIGNDPKSPGAPETSVERDLNAVGEPYVGMEFESEDAAKEFYEDYARRVGFIMRIGQCRRSHVEKRILSRKLSCNKQGGRSLKARDQVRSVRRPQPTTGEGCKAMMLVKLKKSGKWVITRVVKDHTHPLIVSSGNSMDAKDMKIAELTMDLEREEQLCGQYRELLLTLLNNVEEETEHIATKVRGVVNYVREFETQVEGIPENQMESSSRASSKSNGD, from the exons ATGGAGCGTAGATTCGATAGAAGACCAAGACCTTGGCTTGGTTTGATTGGAAACGACCCCAAATCCC CCGGAGCACCTGAAACTTCGGTCGAAAGGGACTTGAATGCAGTTGGAGAACCATATGTTGGTATGGAGTTTGAGTCTGAAGATGCTGCCAAGGAGTTTTACGAAGATTATGCAAGGCGTGTTGGATTCATCATGCGTATAGGCCAGTGTCGTCGATCGCATGTTGAGAAGAGAATTCTTTCCCGTAAGCTATCCTGCAATAAGCAAGGTGGGCGTTCTTTAAAAGCTAGAGACCAAGTCCGGTCAGTTCGAAGACCGCAACCTACAACAGGAGAAGGGTGTAAAGCGATGATGCTAGTCAAACTTAAAAAATCTGGAAAATGGGTCATTACAAGAGTTGTTAAGGACCATACTCATCCACTTATAGTTTCTTCCGGGAATTCTATG GATGCAAAGGATATGAAGATTGCGGAACTCACTATGGACCTGGAGCGTGAAGAGCAATTATGTGGACAATATCGTGAGCTACTACTTACATTGCTGAATAATGTTGAGGAGGAGACGGAACACATAGCAACGAAAGTTAGAGGAGTCGTTAACTATGTAAGAGAATTTGAGACTCAAGTTGAAGGGATTCCAGAAAATCAAATGGAGTCAAGTTCGAGGGCTTCCTCAAAATCAAACGGAGACTGA
- the LOC126586477 gene encoding uncharacterized protein LOC126586477, with the protein MDESDDYPKECYTQDGRRVMSSSSTTSVHVTALDGLVNVNSLFTIAVFVGLSLTTPGQRSLENRTSCDAGIDVAKKLLVFEVVSFSFFLFSSLVAQGLKLAINLLNSKDVDEAFRAHINLKALRFGMLGSAFGSVMGCVFLVLSMVNVIQIRLGMLSCGSKSAVHSVAALVVLVTTALLVYISTAVYAFLH; encoded by the exons ATGGATGA ATCTGACGACTACCCAAAAGAGTGCTACACCCAAGACGGCCGGAGAGTGATGTCGTCATCGTCAACGACGAGCGTGCACGTCACGGCGCTGGACGGCCTGGTCAACGTCAACTCACTCTTCACCATCGCCGTCTTCGTGGGGCTCTCCCTGACAACTCCGGGACAGAGGAGCCTCGAGAACCGGACATCCTGCGACGCCGGGATCGACGTGGCGAAGAAGCTGCTGGTGTTCGAGGTTGTCTCCTTCAGCTTCTTCCTGTTCTCGTCGCTGGTGGCGCAGGGACTGAAGCTGGCGATCAACCTGCTCAACAGCAAAGACGTCGACGAGGCGTTCCGGGCCCACATCAATCTGAAGGCGTTGAGATTCGGGATGTTGGGGTCCGCTTTCGGATCGGTCATGGGTTGTGTGTTTTTGGTGCTGTCGATGGTGAATGTGATTCAGATCAGGCTGGGGATGCTGTCGTGTGGCAGCAAATCCGCCGTCCATTCCGTGGCGGCGCTTGTTGTATTGGTCACGACGGCGCTTCTGGTCTATATTTCCACTGCTGTTTATGCTTTTCTTCACTAG